A genomic segment from Phragmites australis chromosome 6, lpPhrAust1.1, whole genome shotgun sequence encodes:
- the LOC133921194 gene encoding 7-deoxyloganetin glucosyltransferase-like produces the protein MGSLGAVEKPHAVCLPYPAQGHITPMLNVAKLLHARGFDVTFVNTEYNHARLVRTRGAAAVAGIPGFRFATIPDGLPPSEDDDVTQDIPSLCRSTTETCLGPFRRLLADLNDPATGHPPVTCVVSDVVMGFSIDAAKELGLPYVQLWTASAISFLGYRHYSLLMSRGLAPLKDVDQLTNGYLDTPVEDVPGLRNMRFRDFPSFIRTTDPEEFMVRYVLRETGRCAGASAVILNSFDELEGDAVAAMEALGLAPKVYTLGPLPLLAREDPPTPRSSIRLSLWKEQEECLQWLDGREPGSVVYVNFGSITVMTNEQLVEFAWGLANSGRQFLWIIRRDLVKGDTAVLPPEFLAETARRGLMANWCPQQEVLNHPSVGAFLTHSGWNSTLETMCGGVPVISWPFFADQQTNCRYQCNEWGVGMEIDSNVRRSAVASLITELMEGEQGEEMRRKALEWRDKAVESAKPGGPSHRNFDELVRNVLLPKN, from the exons ATGGGTTCCCTCGGTGCAGTGGAGAAGCCGCACGCCGTGTGCCTGCCGTACCCGGCGCAGGGGCACATCACCCCGATGCTCAACGTGGCGAAGCTGCTCCACGCCCGGGGCTTCGACGTCACCTTCGTCAACACCGAGTACAACCACGCCCGCCTCGTCCGAACCCGCGGCGCGGCGGCCGTGGCCGGCATCCCGGGCTTCCGCTTCGCCACCATCCCCGACGGCCTGCCCCCTTCGGAGGACGACGACGTCACGCAGGACATCCCCTCGCTGTGCCGCTCCACCACGGAGACCTGCCTCGGCCccttccgccgcctcctcgccgacctCAACGACCCAGCCACGGGCCACCCGCCCGTCACCTGCGTCGTCTCCGATGTCGTCATGGGCTTCTCCATCGACGCCGCCAAGGAGCTCGGCCTCCCCTACGTCCAGCTCTGGACCGCCAGCGCCATCAGCTTCCTCGGCTACCGCCACTACAGCCTACTCATGAGCCGTGGCCTTGCCCCACTCAAAG ATGTCGATCAGCTGACGAATGGATACCTTGACACGCCCGTGGAGGACGTGCCGGGGCTGCGGAACATGAGGTTCCGGGACTTCCCCAGCTTCATACGCACGACGGACCCGGAGGAATTCATGGTGCGCTACGTCCTCCGAGAGACTGGGCGCTGTGCGGGCGCGTCGGCCGTGATCCTGAACAGCTTCGACGAGCTCGAGGGCGACGCCGTGGCGGCCATGGAGGCGCTCGGTCTGGCGCCTAAGGTGTACACGCTCGGCCCGCTCCCGCTGCTGGCGCGCGAGGACCCGCCGACACCGCGCTCGTCCATCAGGCTTAGCTTGTGGAAGGAGCAGGAGGAGTGCCTGCAGTGGCTCGACGGCAGGGAGCCTGGCTCCGTGGTGTACGTCAACTTCGGCAGCATCACCGTGATGACCAACGAGCAGCTGGTGGAGTTCGCGTGGGGTCTGGCCAACAGCGGCAGGCAGTTCCTGTGGATCATCCGGCGCGACCTCGTCAAGGGCGACACCGCCGTGCTGCCCCCGGAGTTCCTGGCCGAGACGGCGCGGCGCGGGCTCATGGCGAACTGGTGCCCGCAGCAGGAGGTGCTGAACCACCCGAGCGTGGGCGCGTTCCTGACCCACAGCGGGTGGAATTCGACGCTAGAGACCATGTGCGGCGGCGTGCCCGTCATCAGCTGGCCGTTCTTCGCGGACCAGCAGACCAACTGCCGGTACCAGTGCAACGAGTGGGGCGTCGGGATGGAGATCGACAGCAACGTCCGGCGCTCCGCCGTGGCGAGCCTCATCACGGAGCTCATGGAGGGGGAGCAGGGGGAGGAGATGAGGAGGAAAGCTCTGGAGTGGAGAGACAAGGCGGTCGAGTCGGCCAAGCCCGGGGGCCCATCGCACCGCAATTTCGACGAGCTGGTCCGCAACGTGCTCCTGCCCAAGAACTAG